A genomic region of Synechococcus sp. NOUM97013 contains the following coding sequences:
- a CDS encoding bile acid:sodium symporter family protein, with protein sequence MARALERFTLLFPLWTLMAAALSLLQPDWFSWVSGPVIVWSLALIMLGMGLGLAPADFRRVLVAPKPALVGVVCQFLVMPLLAALVAWMLGLAPPLAVGLILVGCCPGGTASNVVALIARADIALSVVMTSLSTLLAVVLTPLLTSLLAGRYVPVDGWTLLANVLQVVLVPVALGVSLKQGLPRFAARVEPLMPPVAVLAIALIVGGIVGSQQEVLLRQGGLLVLATLLLHSGGFLLGWLIPAVMGESVPAQRTISIEVGMQNSGLAVVLARSGGFASPLTALPGAISAVIHSLLGSLLAALWRRRP encoded by the coding sequence ATGGCACGTGCCCTGGAGCGTTTCACCCTGCTCTTTCCCCTCTGGACTCTGATGGCTGCAGCGCTGTCGCTGCTGCAGCCCGATTGGTTCAGCTGGGTGAGTGGCCCTGTGATCGTCTGGTCGCTTGCCTTGATCATGCTGGGGATGGGGCTGGGTCTGGCACCGGCCGATTTCCGCCGGGTGCTGGTGGCGCCCAAACCGGCTTTGGTCGGTGTGGTCTGTCAGTTTTTGGTGATGCCGTTGCTGGCGGCCTTGGTGGCCTGGATGCTGGGTCTGGCACCACCGTTGGCAGTGGGGTTGATTCTCGTGGGCTGCTGCCCCGGAGGAACCGCGAGCAATGTGGTCGCACTGATTGCCAGAGCCGACATCGCCCTCTCGGTGGTGATGACTTCGCTCAGCACGCTGCTGGCTGTGGTGTTGACACCTCTGCTGACCAGTCTGCTGGCGGGGCGTTATGTGCCCGTGGATGGCTGGACCCTGCTGGCCAATGTGCTGCAGGTGGTGCTGGTTCCGGTGGCCTTGGGCGTGTCCCTCAAGCAGGGGCTGCCGCGCTTCGCGGCCCGTGTCGAGCCCCTGATGCCTCCGGTGGCAGTGCTTGCGATTGCGCTGATCGTGGGCGGCATTGTTGGCAGTCAGCAGGAGGTGCTGTTGCGTCAGGGAGGATTGCTAGTGCTGGCCACACTGCTGCTGCATAGCGGTGGGTTCCTCTTGGGTTGGCTGATTCCCGCGGTGATGGGGGAATCGGTACCGGCGCAGCGCACCATCAGCATTGAGGTCGGCATGCAGAACTCGGGATTGGCTGTGGTTCTGGCCCGCTCCGGTGGCTTTGCCAGCCCACTCACGGCTCTGCCGGGTGCCATTTCAGCTGTGATCCATTCCCTGCTGGGAAGCCTTTTGGCAGCTCTCTGGCGGCGGCGTCCTTAG